One stretch of Variovorax sp. TBS-050B DNA includes these proteins:
- a CDS encoding SH3 domain-containing protein: protein MNGISRLSACLLALSLLVTATPAAWAREMVASAARTLNMRTGPGLNHPAHWTVSRGYPFQVIQRKGNWLQVRDFENDRAWISRSLTNKVPHRVVKSTTANLRSTPSTRARVVLKAGYGDVLRTLEQRGSWTKVRHEDGPVGWIATRLTWGW, encoded by the coding sequence ATGAATGGAATCAGCCGCCTGTCCGCCTGCCTGCTCGCCCTGTCCCTGCTCGTCACCGCCACGCCTGCCGCCTGGGCGCGCGAGATGGTGGCCTCCGCGGCCAGGACGCTGAACATGCGCACCGGCCCGGGCCTGAACCATCCCGCGCACTGGACGGTGTCGCGCGGCTATCCGTTCCAGGTGATCCAGCGCAAGGGCAACTGGCTGCAGGTGCGCGACTTCGAGAACGACCGCGCATGGATCTCGCGCTCGCTGACCAACAAGGTGCCGCACCGCGTCGTCAAGTCCACCACCGCGAACCTGCGCAGCACGCCGAGCACGCGTGCGCGCGTCGTGCTGAAGGCCGGCTACGGCGACGTGCTGCGCACGCTCGAGCAGCGCGGCAGCTGGACCAAGGTGCGCCACGAGGACGGCCCGGTCGGCTGGATCGCGACGCGCCTGACCTGGGGCTGGTGA
- the glpK gene encoding glycerol kinase GlpK: protein MTTSYLLALDQGTSSSRSIVFDREGRIVAIAQRELTQIYPQPGWVEHDPMEIWQSQLATAREVLAKAKLKPADIHAIGITNQRETTVLWNRKTGQPVHHAIVWQDRRAEPLCAQLRDEGMAETIQQKTGLVIDAYFSGTKLRWLLDNVPGARAQAERGELAFGTVDSWLMWQLTGGKVHVTDVSNASRTMLFDVHRNAWDAELLKTLHIPASLMPSVQPSSSHFVDTDEALLGRSLPVGGVAGDQQSALFGQACFGPGMAKNTYGTGCFLLMHTGGAFQPSHNGLLVTSAAQTDATPQYAMEGSVFVGGAVVQWLRDGLKAIKGSAEVQSLAESVPDAGGVMMVPAFTGLGAPYWDAEARGTITGLTRGTTVAHIARAALESIAYQSAALLQAMSRDAVAAGGTPVAELRVDGGASVNDLLMQFQADLLGIPVVRPEVIETTALGAAYLAGLSTGFYSDVRELSKLWKVERRFMPTMGRAQAEESMARWERAVRQATRT, encoded by the coding sequence ATGACCACCTCTTACCTCCTCGCCCTCGACCAGGGCACCTCCAGCTCGCGCAGCATCGTCTTCGACCGCGAAGGCCGCATCGTCGCGATCGCGCAGAGGGAGCTCACGCAGATCTACCCGCAACCCGGCTGGGTCGAGCACGACCCGATGGAGATCTGGCAGAGCCAGCTCGCCACCGCGCGCGAGGTGCTGGCCAAGGCGAAGCTGAAGCCGGCCGACATCCATGCCATCGGCATCACCAACCAGCGCGAGACCACGGTGCTGTGGAACCGCAAGACGGGCCAGCCGGTGCACCACGCGATCGTCTGGCAGGACCGGCGCGCCGAGCCGCTGTGCGCGCAGCTGCGCGACGAAGGCATGGCCGAGACCATCCAGCAGAAGACCGGCCTCGTGATCGATGCGTATTTCTCGGGCACCAAGCTGCGCTGGCTGCTCGACAACGTGCCGGGCGCACGCGCGCAGGCCGAGCGCGGCGAACTGGCCTTCGGCACGGTCGACAGCTGGCTCATGTGGCAGCTCACGGGCGGGAAGGTGCATGTGACGGACGTGAGCAACGCCTCGCGCACCATGCTCTTCGACGTGCACCGCAACGCGTGGGACGCCGAGCTGCTGAAGACGCTCCACATCCCCGCTTCGCTGATGCCGTCGGTGCAGCCGTCGAGCTCGCATTTCGTCGACACCGACGAGGCGCTGCTCGGCCGCAGCCTGCCGGTCGGCGGCGTGGCGGGCGACCAGCAGAGCGCCCTCTTCGGCCAGGCCTGCTTCGGCCCCGGCATGGCCAAGAACACCTACGGCACCGGCTGCTTCCTGCTGATGCACACGGGCGGCGCGTTCCAGCCCTCGCACAACGGCCTGCTCGTGACCAGCGCCGCCCAGACCGACGCCACGCCGCAGTACGCGATGGAAGGCAGCGTCTTCGTCGGCGGCGCCGTGGTGCAGTGGCTGCGCGACGGCCTGAAGGCCATCAAGGGCAGCGCCGAGGTGCAGTCGCTCGCCGAGAGCGTGCCCGACGCGGGCGGCGTGATGATGGTGCCCGCCTTCACCGGCCTGGGCGCGCCCTACTGGGACGCCGAGGCGCGCGGCACCATCACCGGCCTGACGCGCGGCACCACGGTCGCGCACATCGCACGCGCCGCGCTCGAGAGCATCGCCTACCAGAGCGCCGCGCTGCTGCAGGCCATGAGCCGCGACGCGGTGGCCGCCGGCGGCACGCCCGTGGCCGAGCTGCGCGTGGACGGCGGCGCGAGCGTGAACGACCTCTTGATGCAGTTCCAGGCCGACCTGCTCGGCATTCCGGTGGTGCGGCCCGAAGTGATCGAGACCACCGCGCTCGGCGCGGCCTACCTCGCGGGCCTGTCGACGGGCTTCTACAGCGACGTGCGCGAACTCTCGAAGCTGTGGAAGGTCGAGCGGCGCTTCATGCCCACCATGGGCCGCGCCCAGGCCGAGGAATCGATGGCGCGCTGGGAGCGCGCGGTGCGGCAGGCGACGCGGACCTGA
- a CDS encoding DeoR/GlpR family DNA-binding transcription regulator: MNSNPRQINLLDTVRMRGSVTVEQLADMLGVTLQTVRRDVQRLADQGLLTRFHGGVRVPSSTTENIGYQQRETLNAEGKARIARRVAELVPNDCSLILNIGTTTEAIAKALSRHTGLRVITNNLNVATILSGNTSCEVIVAGGSVRPRDRAIVGEATIDFIRQFKVDIALIGVSSIEADGSLRDFDLREVKVAQTIIAQAREVWLAADASKFNRPAMIQLGTLSQIDRLFTDAEPPPPFADLLHAAQVRLEIAKP; the protein is encoded by the coding sequence GTGAATTCCAATCCGCGCCAGATCAACCTCCTCGACACCGTTCGCATGCGCGGCTCGGTCACCGTCGAGCAGCTCGCCGACATGCTTGGCGTCACGCTGCAGACCGTCCGCCGCGACGTGCAGCGGCTGGCCGACCAGGGGCTGCTCACGCGCTTCCACGGCGGCGTGCGCGTGCCGAGCTCCACCACCGAGAACATCGGCTACCAGCAGCGCGAGACCCTGAATGCGGAAGGCAAGGCGCGCATCGCACGCCGCGTGGCCGAGCTGGTGCCCAACGACTGTTCGCTGATCCTCAACATCGGCACCACCACCGAGGCGATCGCGAAGGCGCTCTCGCGCCACACCGGGCTGCGCGTGATCACCAACAACCTCAACGTCGCGACCATCCTGAGCGGCAACACCTCGTGCGAGGTGATCGTGGCGGGCGGCTCGGTGCGCCCGCGCGACCGCGCGATCGTGGGCGAGGCCACGATCGACTTCATCCGCCAGTTCAAGGTCGACATCGCGCTGATCGGCGTGTCGAGCATCGAGGCCGACGGTTCGCTGCGCGACTTCGACCTGCGCGAGGTGAAGGTGGCGCAGACCATCATCGCCCAGGCGCGCGAGGTGTGGCTCGCGGCCGACGCGAGCAAGTTCAACCGGCCTGCGATGATCCAGCTCGGCACGCTCTCGCAGATCGACCGCCTGTTCACCGACGCCGAGCCGCCGCCGCCGTTCGCGGACCTGCTGCATGCGGCGCAGGTGCGCCTGGAGATCGCAAAGCCATGA
- the glpD gene encoding glycerol-3-phosphate dehydrogenase: protein MKKHENTMAPFRDRSHELNGPSSVSDFSSRPPAPATDCDVLIVGGGINGCGIARDLAGRGWRVVLCEKDDLASHTSSASTKLIHGGLRYLEYYEFSLVRKALQEREVLLKSAPHIMWPLRFVMPHDPSMRPAWMIRIGLFMYDHLARREVLPGSRSVDLRSHAAGAPLKPQFGRGFVYSDGWVDDARLVVLNAVDARARGAEVLTRTRCVHAQRDADGWTATLEAADGGIRVVRARAVVNAAGPWAESFLRGVAQSAKGEALATRHLRLVKGSHIVVPRLFAHDHAYIFQNPDKRIIFAIPYQDDFTLIGTTDIELNADDPGAARISEDEIAYLCTQASRYFAQPVAPADVVWTYSGVRPLLDDASGDPSAVTRDYMLESNTAAAPLLSVWGGKITTFRKLAEDAADEVCRMLGDAGAQRAAWTEGAFLPGGDLSAWIGAATRPDDDFERFVAAVQARHPWLDPKLARRLARAYGARIDGLLGDARSMADMGAAVAPGLHERELRFLQQEEWAANADDVLWRRSKLGLHYTDEQRAQVAAWLQARAKNDSHTTIHGER, encoded by the coding sequence ATGAAAAAACACGAAAATACAATGGCGCCCTTCCGTGATCGAAGTCACGAACTCAATGGGCCATCTTCTGTGAGCGATTTCTCCTCCCGACCGCCGGCGCCGGCCACCGATTGCGACGTGCTGATCGTCGGCGGCGGCATCAACGGCTGCGGCATCGCACGCGACCTCGCGGGCCGCGGCTGGCGCGTGGTGCTGTGCGAGAAGGACGACCTCGCCTCGCACACCTCGTCGGCCTCCACCAAGCTCATCCACGGCGGCCTGCGCTACCTGGAGTACTACGAGTTCTCGCTGGTGCGCAAGGCGCTGCAGGAGCGCGAGGTGCTGCTCAAGAGCGCGCCGCACATCATGTGGCCGCTGCGCTTCGTGATGCCGCACGATCCGTCGATGCGGCCGGCCTGGATGATCCGCATCGGCCTCTTCATGTACGACCATCTGGCGCGCCGCGAGGTGCTGCCGGGCTCGCGCAGCGTGGACCTGCGCAGCCACGCGGCGGGCGCGCCGCTCAAGCCGCAGTTCGGGCGCGGCTTCGTCTATTCGGACGGCTGGGTCGACGATGCGCGGCTGGTGGTGCTCAATGCCGTGGATGCGAGGGCGCGCGGCGCCGAAGTGCTGACGCGCACCCGCTGCGTCCATGCGCAGCGCGACGCCGACGGATGGACCGCGACGCTCGAGGCCGCGGACGGCGGCATCCGCGTGGTGCGCGCGCGCGCCGTGGTCAATGCCGCGGGCCCGTGGGCCGAATCGTTCCTGCGCGGCGTGGCGCAATCGGCCAAGGGCGAGGCGCTCGCGACACGGCACCTGCGGCTGGTCAAGGGCAGCCACATCGTGGTGCCGCGCCTGTTCGCCCACGACCATGCCTACATCTTCCAGAACCCCGACAAGCGGATCATCTTCGCGATCCCGTACCAGGACGACTTCACGCTGATCGGCACCACCGACATCGAACTCAACGCCGACGATCCCGGCGCGGCGCGCATCTCGGAGGACGAGATCGCCTACCTCTGCACGCAGGCGAGCCGCTATTTCGCGCAGCCGGTGGCGCCGGCCGACGTGGTCTGGACCTACTCGGGCGTGCGCCCGCTGCTCGACGACGCCTCGGGCGATCCCTCGGCCGTGACGCGCGACTACATGCTCGAGTCGAACACCGCGGCGGCGCCGCTGCTGTCGGTCTGGGGCGGCAAGATCACCACCTTCCGCAAGCTCGCGGAAGACGCCGCCGACGAGGTCTGCCGCATGCTCGGCGATGCCGGCGCGCAGCGCGCCGCATGGACCGAAGGCGCCTTCCTGCCGGGCGGCGATCTCTCGGCCTGGATCGGCGCCGCGACGCGGCCGGACGACGACTTCGAGCGCTTCGTGGCCGCGGTGCAGGCGCGCCATCCCTGGCTCGATCCGAAGCTCGCGCGCCGCCTGGCGCGTGCCTACGGTGCGCGCATCGACGGGCTGCTCGGCGACGCACGGTCGATGGCGGACATGGGCGCGGCCGTGGCGCCGGGGCTGCACGAGCGCGAACTGCGGTTCCTGCAGCAGGAGGAGTGGGCGGCGAACGCCGACGACGTGCTCTGGCGCCGCTCCAAGCTCGGCCTGCACTACACCGACGAACAGCGCGCGCAGGTCGCAGCCTGGCTGCAGGCGCGCGCGAAGAACGACAGCCACACCACGATTCACGGGGAGCGTTGA
- a CDS encoding ABC transporter ATP-binding protein, protein MQLTLERVTKKVGAQTWLYEQSIAPKSGAVTVLLGATQAGKTSLMRLMAGLDAPSSGRVLVDGQDVTGMPVRERNVAMVYQQFINYPSLKVADNIASPLKLRGEANIDARVKALADKLHIGMFLDRYPSELSGGQQQRVALARALAKNAPLMLLDEPLVNLDYKLREGLREELTQLFATGDSTVIYATTEPGEALLLGGYTAVMDAGELLQYGPTAEVFHAPQSLRVARAFSDPPMNLLPATASAGRVQLAGGPALALPLPEGISGAVTVGLRASALNVGAGEGDIALPGKVELAEISGSDTFVHVETAVGELVAQLTGVHRFELGTAITLYFSASQAYVFDAGEKLALAPAWRKGN, encoded by the coding sequence ATGCAACTGACTTTGGAGCGCGTGACCAAGAAGGTCGGCGCGCAGACCTGGCTCTACGAGCAGAGCATCGCACCGAAGAGCGGCGCGGTGACCGTGCTGCTGGGCGCCACGCAGGCCGGCAAGACCAGCCTGATGCGCCTGATGGCGGGGCTCGATGCGCCGAGCAGCGGCCGCGTGCTGGTCGATGGGCAGGACGTGACCGGCATGCCGGTGCGCGAGCGCAACGTCGCCATGGTGTACCAGCAGTTCATCAACTATCCCTCGCTCAAGGTGGCCGACAACATCGCCTCGCCGCTGAAGCTGCGCGGCGAGGCGAACATCGATGCACGCGTGAAGGCGCTGGCCGACAAGTTGCACATCGGCATGTTCCTCGACCGCTATCCCTCGGAGCTCTCGGGCGGCCAGCAGCAGCGCGTGGCGCTCGCGCGCGCTCTCGCCAAGAACGCGCCGCTGATGCTGCTCGACGAGCCGCTGGTGAACCTCGACTACAAGCTGCGCGAAGGCCTGCGCGAAGAGCTCACGCAGCTGTTCGCGACCGGCGATTCGACCGTGATCTACGCCACCACCGAACCGGGCGAGGCGCTGCTGCTCGGCGGCTACACCGCGGTCATGGACGCGGGCGAGCTGCTGCAGTACGGCCCCACGGCCGAGGTGTTCCATGCGCCGCAGTCGCTGCGCGTGGCGCGCGCCTTCAGCGATCCGCCGATGAACCTGCTGCCGGCCACCGCATCGGCCGGCCGCGTGCAGCTCGCGGGCGGCCCCGCGCTCGCGCTGCCGCTGCCCGAAGGCATCTCGGGCGCGGTGACGGTCGGCCTGCGCGCGAGCGCACTGAACGTGGGCGCGGGGGAGGGCGACATCGCCTTGCCGGGCAAGGTGGAGCTGGCCGAGATCTCGGGCTCCGACACCTTCGTGCACGTCGAGACCGCGGTGGGCGAACTGGTGGCGCAGCTCACGGGCGTGCATCGGTTCGAGCTGGGCACCGCGATCACGCTCTACTTCAGCGCATCCCAAGCCTATGTGTTCGATGCCGGCGAAAAGCTGGCGCTCGCGCCGGCCTGGCGCAAAGGAAACTAG
- a CDS encoding ABC transporter ATP-binding protein encodes MARIDLDLAHAYRPNPKQDSDYALLPLQMSFRDGGAYALLGPSGCGKTTMLNIISGLLVPSQGSVKFDGRDVTRATPQERNIAQVFQFPVIYDTMTVAENLAFPLRNRKVPEDQIRKRVGEIAEMLDMSGQLDQRAANLAADAKQKISLGRGLVRSDVSAVLFDEPLTVIDPHLKWQLRRKLKQIHRELKLTLIYVTHDQVEALTFAEEVVVMTRGKAVQVGSAEALFERPAHTFVGHFIGSPGMNFLSAECANGALEVGGTSLKPTRELPPGALKIGIRPEYLRLASAGAPGAVPAVVTLVQDVGTHTMLSADADGSTVKVRLHGGETPPAAGDTVWLRVLDTHTCYYKDEELVA; translated from the coding sequence ATGGCACGCATCGACCTCGACCTGGCCCACGCCTACCGCCCGAACCCGAAGCAGGACAGCGACTATGCGCTGCTGCCGCTGCAGATGAGCTTCCGCGACGGCGGCGCCTATGCCTTGCTCGGCCCTTCGGGCTGCGGCAAGACGACCATGCTCAACATCATCTCGGGCCTGCTCGTGCCCTCGCAGGGCAGCGTGAAGTTCGACGGCCGCGACGTGACGCGTGCCACGCCGCAGGAGCGCAACATCGCGCAGGTGTTCCAGTTTCCGGTGATCTACGACACCATGACCGTGGCCGAGAACCTCGCGTTCCCGCTGCGCAACCGCAAGGTGCCCGAGGACCAGATCAGGAAGCGCGTGGGCGAGATCGCCGAGATGCTCGACATGAGCGGCCAGCTCGACCAGCGCGCCGCGAACCTCGCGGCCGATGCCAAGCAGAAGATCTCGCTCGGCCGCGGCCTGGTGCGCAGCGACGTCTCGGCGGTGCTGTTCGACGAGCCGCTCACGGTGATCGATCCGCACCTCAAGTGGCAGCTGCGGCGCAAGCTCAAGCAGATCCACCGCGAGCTCAAGCTCACGCTGATCTACGTGACGCACGACCAGGTCGAGGCATTGACCTTCGCCGAAGAGGTGGTGGTGATGACGCGCGGCAAGGCAGTGCAGGTGGGCAGCGCCGAGGCGCTGTTCGAGCGGCCGGCGCACACCTTCGTGGGCCATTTCATCGGCTCGCCGGGCATGAACTTTCTTTCGGCCGAATGCGCGAACGGCGCGCTCGAAGTCGGCGGCACCTCGCTCAAGCCGACGCGCGAACTGCCGCCGGGCGCGCTGAAGATCGGCATCCGCCCGGAGTACCTGCGCCTCGCGAGCGCCGGCGCGCCCGGTGCGGTGCCAGCGGTCGTGACGCTGGTGCAGGACGTGGGCACGCACACGATGCTGAGCGCGGACGCCGACGGCAGCACGGTGAAGGTGCGGCTGCACGGCGGTGAGACGCCGCCCGCGGCCGGCGACACGGTGTGGCTGCGCGTGCTGGACACGCACACCTGCTACTACAAGGACGAGGAACTGGTGGCATGA
- a CDS encoding sugar ABC transporter permease: protein MNPTNKPINQKAWWLVLPVLLCVAFSAIVPLMTVVNYSVQDIISPDRRVFVGTEWFASVMRDDELHQALWRQLGFSLSVLLVEIPLGICLALSMPAKGWKSSAVLVVVALSLLIPWNVVGTIWQIYGRADIGLLGHALQKLGVDYNYTGSAADAWLTVLVMDVWHWTPLVALLCFAGLRSIPDAYYQAARIDGASKFAVFRYIQLPKMRGVLMIAVLLRFMDSFMIYTEPFVLTGGGPGNATTFLSQYLTQKAVGQFDLGPAAAFSLIYFLIILLFCFVLYNWMQRVGTQTPEVEQ from the coding sequence ATGAACCCGACGAACAAGCCGATCAACCAGAAGGCCTGGTGGCTGGTGCTGCCGGTGCTGCTGTGCGTGGCCTTCTCGGCCATCGTGCCGTTGATGACGGTGGTCAACTATTCGGTGCAGGACATCATCTCGCCCGACCGGCGGGTGTTCGTCGGCACGGAGTGGTTCGCCTCGGTGATGCGCGACGACGAGCTGCACCAGGCGCTGTGGCGCCAGCTGGGCTTCTCGCTGTCGGTGCTGCTGGTGGAGATTCCGCTCGGGATCTGCCTGGCGCTGTCGATGCCGGCGAAGGGCTGGAAGTCGTCGGCGGTGCTGGTGGTGGTGGCGCTGTCGCTGCTGATCCCGTGGAACGTGGTGGGCACGATCTGGCAGATCTACGGCCGGGCGGACATCGGTCTCCTGGGCCATGCGCTGCAGAAGCTCGGCGTGGACTACAACTACACCGGCAGCGCGGCCGACGCCTGGCTGACGGTGCTGGTGATGGACGTGTGGCACTGGACGCCGCTGGTGGCGCTGCTGTGCTTCGCGGGGCTGCGCTCGATTCCGGACGCGTACTACCAGGCGGCGCGGATCGACGGCGCGAGCAAGTTCGCGGTGTTCCGCTACATCCAGCTGCCCAAGATGCGCGGCGTGCTGATGATCGCGGTGCTGCTGCGCTTCATGGACAGCTTCATGATCTACACGGAGCCCTTCGTTCTGACGGGCGGCGGACCCGGCAACGCCACGACCTTCCTGAGCCAGTACCTGACGCAGAAGGCGGTGGGGCAGTTCGACCTCGGGCCGGCGGCGGCGTTCTCGCTGATCTACTTCCTCATCATCCTGTTGTTCTGTTTCGTGCTCTACAACTGGATGCAGCGGGTTGGGACGCAGACGCCGGAGGTGGAGCAATGA